TGGGGGTCTCGGTGGCGGCCCCCGTCTCGTACACCTTCATAATAATGGCTGAGGTCATGGCGTTAGCCATAGGCGAGAGGCCGACGCCCCTCCTCATAGCTGGAGGGGCCCTTGTGGTGCTGGGCGTGACGCTGATAAGCAGGGGGCCGAGGGGGAGGCTCAGGCCAAGGGGTGTCGCCCTGGCCCTCGGGGCCGCCGTGGCCTGGGCCTCGGGCTGGCTGATGATAAGGGTCGCCGACGTAGGCGGCCTCAGCCCTATCTCCGCCGCGTTCCTGAGGGTCAGCGCGGCTGGCCTCATACTTGCCCTCATAGCTGTGGCCAGGGGAGGAGGGCTGACCAAGACGATCATGAGCACGGCCAGGACCAGGCTTCCCATAGTGGCCGCCGCCGACCTAGCCGGGGGCTCTGCGCTCTTCGCCCTGGCCCTCGGCCTCATAGGCGTTGACAGGTCAATGGTGATAGTTGGCTCAATGCCGCTCATGGCCCAGGGCATAGCCTGGGCGACAGGCTCAGAGAGGCCCTCAGCCCTTGAGGTGGCTGGGGCCGTCATGGTGACCCTGGCCGTGGCCCTGGCCTTCACGTGAGGAGGGCGCGCGGACCCCCGCCGCGTTGCCATGGAGCGGCGCGGCCTTGACCCCCGTGGCCCCTCCAGCCCCGGCGCCGCGAACGCCTACGGCCGGGTTAGGTTGCTCCCTTCCGGGCCTGGCCGGGTTAGCCCGGTTAAGGCCGTGGAGGCCGCCCTCCAGCGGCCCCTCGGCCACCGCAGGCCCCGCGGGCCGGGGTATCACCGTGCCGCGGGGACCGCGCCGCCCCATGAGCCCCGCAGCGAGGTTACTGGCCCCCGCCTTGCGCCCTCGGGCCCCCTGAAGGGGGGAGGGGTGGCGAGCCCCTCAGCCCTGCCCGCGCGCCCAAATACCGAGCTACAGGGAATGGTTTAAGTCTATCCCGGGCAGGCCTACCGAGGAAAAGGAGGACTTGGGATGCACGTAGTTGAGACGGTGGACCTCCGCAAGGTCTACCCCAACGGCGTCGAGGCGCTGAGGGGCGTCACGCTGTCGCTTGGCCCGAGGATACCGTGTATAATAGGGAGGAACGGGGCCGGTAAGACTACGTTGGTCAGGATACTGTCAACTCAGCTCAGGCCCACCTCTGGGACCGCGAGGGTCATGGGCCTTGACGTCGTAAAGGACAGGGACAGGCTGAGGAAGCTCATATGCAGCGTCCCCCAGGAGGCCAGGCCCATGGGAGTGGCCTCGCCCTACGAGCACGTCGTGATGTACCTGGTGGCCAGGGGATGGTCCTTCAGCGAGGCCTCCAGGGCCGCCAGGAGGGCCCTGAGGGAGGTGGGCCTCGGCGAGTTCATGGACACAGCGACCGACGAGCTCAGCGGCGGCATGAAGAGGAAGGTGTTCGTGGCCATGGCGGTCGCCGCCCAGGCAGAGCTGACGTTCCTCGACGAGCCCACAGCGGGCCTGGACCCCGTCTCAAGGCTTGAGACGTGGGGCCTCGTAAGGGAGCTTAAGTCGAACATAGTGCTCACGACCCACGACATGGAGGAGGCCAGGGCGCTCTGCGACTACATAGTCCTCCTGGACTCGGGAAGGGTCGTGACCGAGGGCACCTATGACCAGCTCATGGCGCCCCTGAAGGGCAGGGTCAGGGTCGAGGGATACGGCGACCTGATGGTTGGCAGGCTGAGGGTCTCGTACATGAGGCCTGAGGAGGCCAAGGCGCTCCTTGACGAGGGCCTCAAGGTTACCATAAGGCCCGTGAGCCTTGACGACGTCTTCATAGTGAACGGCCTGATACCGCCAAGCGAGGAGGAGGGAGGTGGGGTAAATGAGGGTTAAGTTCAGCCCCAGGTTCGTGGCCACCTTCGCCTGGTTCTACGGCTGGTCCTCGGTGAAGAGGGGGCCGGCCTGGGTGCTCTCGTACCTGGCGTGGCCCCTGGCCACGCTCTTCATGATATACATGGTGAGCAGGGGGAGGCTCGTCGACTACGCCCTGCTGGGGGGAGTGATATCGACGGTCACGAGCAACGCCCTCTCCGCCCTCGGGGACACCGCCTTCTTCAGGCTTGAGCTGAAGCTCCAGGACCTCCTGGTGGCGGCCGACGTGAGCCCGCTGGAGTACATAGCTGGCGTAGGCCTCGGCAACCTCATCTACTCCTTCCCAGGCCTCGTGCTCTTCATAGCGCTCCTGGCGGCCCTGAGGATAGTCACGACCGCCGCCCAGTGGGCCCTCCTGGCCCTAGTGCTCCTGGTCCTCATCATGGGCGCCTCAGGCCTCGCCTACCTCGGGGGGAGCAGGCTGAGCCACATGAGGAACTCCTGGGCCCTCGCCAGCTTCATCTCGATATTCCTGACCATGATACCCCCTACCTACTACCCGTACACGTTCCTGCCCAGGCCAGCCCTGTACGCCCTTATGATATCCCCGGCCACGCCGGCCGCCGTGCTCCTGCAGAGGCTCGTCTTCGACGGCGCCCTTGACGTCCCCCTGCTAGCCCTGTTTATATTTGAGAACCTGGCCTACGCCTTCCTGGGCCTGGCCCTAGGCAGGTGGGAGGGGTGACCAAGTGGAAGCTTAGGTGCACAGAGTGCAGCAGGGAGTGGTATATGGAGACGGGCATGGACCTGAGCAAGCTCAAGGACGGCAGGATCTATCACTACTGCCCCTACTGTAAGAGGAACACGTTCCACGTGATCCTTGGCAGGGAGGACTGAACTTACTCCGCAGGCGGCCTGTAACGCCTCCCCGGCGACTGGGCCAGCAGCTGCTCAACCTCTGTTATCAGGGACCCCAGCTGGACGACCTCCTGCTCGCCCTGCCTCCACCTCCTCCTGACGCTTACAGTCCTCGTTGAGGCCTCCCTCTCGCCGACCACCGCTATTATGGGGACCCAGGCCTTCCCGGCAGACCTTATCCTCGCCCCAAGGCTCTTCGTGGGCGGGTCCAGGTAGGCCCTCGCCCCTATTGCCAACAGCTCAGAGAGCACCTCCTCGGCGTACTGGGCCTGCTGCTCCTTGACTGGGACCACGGCCACCTGCAGGGGCGCCATCCAGAACGGGATCGACGGGGTCCTGCCGGCCTCGGCCTCCCTGAGGCCAGCGTCTATGGCCGATGAGGCTATCAGCCTGAGGGGGCCGAGGCACGTGAACTCGTTCCCCCTCACCGAGCCGTGGGCGGCCAGGACGGCGGCCCCCTTCGACCTGCTTAGGTAGGCGGCGAGCCTGACGGAGTACTTAACGTCGTAGGCTATCGAGAGCCCCCTCTCATCAGAGGCCTCAATCCACGTCACGTTCTTCACCATCTCCTCCGAGACCTCTGAGAGCAGCTTGACCAGCTGCTCCTCGCCCACGTCGCCTGCCCTCACAATTAAGTCGGCCCCAGGGATCGGCGACCTCAGCCTGGCCGAGCCCTCGGAGAGGTACCTGGCGGAGTCAAGGCAGGACCTAAGTATTGAGGTCAGGCCCGAGAGCCCGTAGGTCTCGGCCGGCCCGCCAGAGGTTGTCTCGGGGCTCAGGTCGCCAAGCCTCTCTGCCGCCCAGCTCGCCAGGGAGCCTATCATGATTTCCCCAAGAGGCGTCAGCCCGCCGCTGGTGAGCCCCAGCTTCCCCATGGCTCCAAGGGCCTCGTTGTCCCAGGGGTTCCCAGGCTCGAGCTCCTTCGGCATGAGGCCTGAGTCGAGGGCCTCCTTGAGGCTCAGCCTCCTCCCATCCGATATGAACCAGGGCCCTCCCTGGGCAGTTATAGTCCTCGAGAGCTCGCAGGCCGGGTGCCCGGGGCACGTTATGGTGAACCCCTTGTACCAGCCGAAGGGCGCCCTCGCCGTCTCGAAGCCCATGGACTTCAGCTCCTCCTCAACCCTCCTCAGTATGGCGGCCGCCTGCTCGGGCGGCGCCAGGCTCGGCGACAGGTGAGCGAAGGGGTAGACCACCGCGCACTTGACGCCTGACCTCCTCGCGTGCTCAGCTATCTCGAGGGCCGCCTGAGGGGCGAGGTCAAGGGCGTCGCCCTCCTCAACGCTTATGAAGCCCACGACGCAGTCCTTTCCCTCAAACTTAGAGGGAGGGTCAGGGGGGTTCTCAATGGCCTCCTCCACTGCCCAGAACTTGACCTCGCTCACGTGTACCAGGAGCAGCCTCAAGGTACGCCCTGGGGCCAGGGGCTGAGGGGAAGTTAAAAGCTACGGGCCTGGCCTGACGTCAGGCCTTATGAGGGTCGGGAGGAAGGCAGAGGGCAGGCGTGTCGTCGACCTACGCCAGCGCGTTGTTAACCGGGGAGTTAACAAGCCTTGAGGCCCTAGGGGCTGGCCCCTGGGTCACCTGGTCAACCAGTGATGCCCTCCACTTAGTCACTTATTAACGTCCCACGATACCCTACAGGAGGCGAGGCTTCATGCTCTCAAAGAACCCCCTTGAGCCCCAGAGGGAGCTCGCCTCGGCTGAGGACGCCGCCCAGGCGCTTAGGCTGGCCATAATTGCTGAGCTTGACGCGATAAACCTCTACAAGCAGCTGGCGACGGCCGTTAAGGACGACAGGGTCAGGAGGGTCCTAGAGGACGTAACTAACGAGGAGAGGACCCACTTCGGTGAGTTCCTCTCGCTGCTCAACGAGCTTGACCCACAGCAGGCTAAGGAGCTTGAGGCCGGGGCCAAGGAGGTGGCCGAGCTGCTGGGCCAGAGGTCATCTGACCCAGGCGAACAGGCTAAGGCGCAGCAGACGCCTGACCTCAAGGGGGTCTCTGACGCCTTCGTGCGGGCCCTCCAGGACTCCAGGAGGCTGAGGGCCGTCATCCCACTCGTTAGCCTCGGGCCAGGCGCCATAGCTGCGCCGAGGGGCTCGGTGACTGACGACGACGTGGTGAGGTCCTCAGCTGACGTGATTCCTCTGGCCAGGCTAAGCGTCGACTTCTCAGTGCCCCAGGAGGAGCTTGAGTACTACGGGAGGCTGGGCGTGCCCGCCGCGCCCTCGTCGGCCCTCAGGGCGGCGACGAGGCTTGGGCTGGCAGAGGACTCGCTGATATTCTCAGCCCTCTCGTCGGCGGCCCAGGTCAAGGCCTCAGGCGACTGGTCAGGCCCCGGCTCCTTCACGAGGCTCCTTTCGCAGGCCCTCGCTAAGCTGAGCTCGCAGGGCCCGTTCGCCCTGGCCTTGAGCCCCGCCGACAGGGCTTACCTGGCCTCGGTCATAGACCAGGCAGGCGTTGACGAGCTCCAGAGGGCCTCAAGGCTCGTTGACAAGGTGGTGGTGAGCGGGGGAGCGCCAAGCGGGTCAGCCCTCCTCCTCAGCTACTCATCCGACTGCGTTGACCTAGTTGTTGGCACCGACGGACAGGTCGACTACCTGGGCCTCCAGGGAGGGGAGCACAGGTTCACGGCGTGGGAGACGCTGGCCGTCAGGGCCAAGGCGCCGTCCTGCGTGGCCCTCATAGCGAGGGCCTAGGGATAGATACGGCCAGGGCCTGCCTACCGTCCCCGCTGAACAGGAGGACCTCGTCGCTGTCGATGACGGCGTAGCCTACCTCGTTAAAGGGCCTTGAGGGGGACGGGAGGCTGAGGGAGCTGGCGAAGGCCACCCTGAAGCGCCTCGAGTAGCCCAGGGCATGGGCGTGCCCAGCCACCACGAGGGCGTCCCTCCTTGAGAGCCTGGCCGCGTAGAAGCCCAGCACGAGCCCCCTGCTGACCCTCCTCCCCACCCTCGCCAGGAGCTTGGTGAAGCCCTCGCTGCCCAGGTTTGCGCTGTGGCCGTGAACTAGCACCAGGCCCCTGCGGGGCTCGTAGCTCTCAAGGCCCCCTATGCCCATCCTCTCCTCGTTGTCGCCCCTGACCAGGGTCACCCTCCCCGCTGACCTGCCCACGAGGCCCATGAGGTCGGCGAGCCGCTCACGTTCATCAACGGCGTCCCCCAGCAGGACCACCTCGTCGTAGTCGCCTGAGAGCGCGAGCTCAAGCACGTCAAGGCGCGTGGCGGGGTAGTGAACGTCGGGCAGGACTAGGATCCTCATGGCCTCAACCTCACACGTAGTCGAGGTACCTTGAGTACCTGGTCGACATGACCTTCTCGCCCTCGGAGTCGACAAGCCAGGCCAGCCAGGTGACCTCTATTGGGCGGAGGCCCAGCACTGGTGAGGCCTCCTCGACGAACCTTACGAACTCCATGTCGCGGGTCGGCACGCTGACCCCTGCCTCGCCCCCCAGCCTCGCCAGGAACGCCTTGACGACCCTGTCGGGCATAGTGGTGTCCACGCCCCCCATCATCCTGAGGTACTGGTACGTAACTAGGCCGACCCCCTTCACTGAGCCCACGGGGTCTGACCTCCAGCCCTCAAGCCTTGACGAGGAGGCCCAGGCCCTGAGCCTTGACCTGTCGTCGGGGCCTGCGAACCTCAGGAGCGCCCTCGCGACCCCCTGGGCTACCTCCCAGGCCCTCCTGTTCCTCCAGTACCTCATGAGCCTGTCAACGTCAAGCCTGGCCAGGTCCTCGAGGCCCCTCAGGGCGCCCGGGTCCACCAGCTCCTCCTTTATGGCCGCCACCTTCGGGACCACGGCCGTGAAGTAGCTGAGGCCGGTTGAGGTGAGGGCCGCATCTATCACCATGAGGGCCGCCGAGCCTCCCCACCTCATGCTGTTCAGGCACCTCTCCGTGAAGGTCCTCAGGTGGGGCGCCCGCGAGGAGACCTCCCTGAGCCTCCTGCCCAGCCGCCAGAGGTTCTCGTCAGCCAAGGCTGAGCCGCCCTGAGATAAGGAGGACGCCCAGGCCCACGGCTATAGAGGCCGCCAGGTAGTCAAGCCATGGGGCGGTGACGGCGGCCTGGCCAAGTAGGTAGCCTGCCACTGCGAGGATCGCGTTCCAGGGCAGCGAGCCGACGAAGGTGGCTATGAGGAACCTGGCAAGGTCCATCCTGAAGATGCCAGCCGGCAGCGATATGTATGACCTCAGAGCCGGCGTGAGCCTGCCGATGAGGACTATGAGGAAGCCGTGCCTCGCGAACAGGGCCTCAGCCTCTGAGAGCCTCCTCTGGCTAAGCCCCACGGCTGAGGCGTACCTGTAGGCCGCGGGCCTGCCGCCTAGGAGGCCCACGTAGTAGAGGGCCGTGGAGCCAGCCAGGTTGCCCACTGTTGAGGCAAGGGTCACGGCGGCCAGGCCCACGGGGGACCTGTAGTAGGCCCCCGCCAGGGGGACCACGACCTCGCTCGGTATGGGTATGGCCGCGCTCTCGGCAGTCATGAGGCCCGTCACGGCGGCCAGGCCGGCCTTGCCTATGGCCCTTGAGCCCACGCTTATAGCGTAGTACGTCAGGGAGCCGCCGAGCCCGAGGGCCCTGTAGGCAATGATGGCTATGCCTATGGCGAGGAGCACCAGCCCAAGGGCCGTCGTCGCCCTCACGTTGGCACCTCCTCAGGGCTAACTGAATGACAAAAAAAGCCTAGCTGAAGGACGCGTCACTGAACGACTATCTTCCTGACGAGCTGGCACTTCCTGGCAAGCTGGAGGACTGGGACCCCCTTGGGGACCACCAGCTCGTTCACGACCTTTATCGACCTGACCTTGGAGTTCAGGGTCTCCCAGTCCACGTCAGGCGCGAACACGAGCCTCTTTATGTTAGAGAAGACTACCGGCCTCTCAGCCGCCTGGAGGTCGGCCTTAGTCACCGTCAGCTCATCTATGTCGCTTATCAGGTCGAAGTCTGCCACGGCGCCCACCACCGTCTTCATGGCGGCCGCCTGGGCCTCCTTGATCTTGTCGAGTATCCTAGACAGGGCGCTTGAGACCCTCTGGCCCACGTCCTTGGAGGCCTCGAGGGTGACGAGCAGGTTGCTCATGGCCATGTTCATAAGGTCGCCCACCGTGACCCCCAGCTCCTTGGCAGTCCTGCTGAACCTCTCGTAGAGCTCGGGGTCGAGGCCCCTTATGGTGTAGACCTTCCCCTTCTCCTCCTTCTCCTGACCCCCTTCGCCTTCCTGCGCGCTCAATCCGACACACCTGTATTTCAGAGAATACAGAGAAGACTTATAAGCCTTGCTTTCTTAAATTTTCTTCCAAATATTAATTAAACTTAATCTAAACCGTAATTATTTTAAGCTACTTTCTCTACATTAAGAAAATGGTGAGTCTGCTACGCAGCCCCCCGCGTGGGCCCTCAGAACCCCTAAGCAAAGGATCAAGAGTTTTAGGAGCCCCAGAGGAAAGCGTAAACTGGCCGCCGTGAGGAGAGGTTTCGGGGCCGAATGGTGAGGAGGGCTAGATTGCCCGAGCGGTCTACTTCATCAACTTCTTGAGCTCCTCGGCCGCCTCCTTGACTGCCGTCACTGAGTCGGGGTTCTCCAGGACAGGCGTCTGCTCAACCTGTCTCCCGAGCACCGCGTCCCTCACTATCCTCCTCATTATCTTGCCGCTCCTGGTCCTCGGCAAGTCTCTGACTGGCACCACCGCCTCTGGCTCGAAGGGCTTGCCAAGCCTCTGGGCCACCATCTCCTTCACCTGCCTTACCTGCTCAGGCCCCAGGGACCTGCCGGGCTTAGGTATGGCGAAGCACACTATCACCTCGCCCTTGACCGGGTGCGGGTAGCCTATGCAGGCGCTCTCCGCCACGTCTGGGTGGCTGTTGACGATCGTCTCCACCTCAGCTGGCCCTATCCTCTTGCCCGCCACCTTGATCACGTCATCAGCCCTGCCCAGTATGTACCAGAAGCCGTCCTCGTCTATCAGGGCGTAGTCGCCGTGGTACCAGACGCCCGGGAACCTGCTCCAGTAGGTCTCAATGTACCTCTCCGGGTCCCTCCAGAGCCCCCTCGTCATGCTCGGGGCAGGCTTCTTAGCTACCAGGTAGCCTGGCCTCCCCCTGACGGGCCTGCCGTCGTCGTCAAATACGTCCACGTCCATGCCGAGGCCTGGCCCCCAGAGAGTCGAGGGCCTGAGGGGGACCACGGGGCTGGGCAGGACGAAGCAGCCCATTATCTCCGTGCCGCCGCTCAGGTTTATCATAGGCCTCCTCTCCTGGCCTACGTCCCTGACCACCCACATCCACGTGTCCTCATCTATGGGCTCACCGGTGTTGCCGAAGGCCCTGAGGCTGGAGAGGTCATGGGACTCGTAGGCCTCCCTGCCGAGGGACTTCAGGAGCCTCGCGGCAGTGGCGGCGAAACCAAGGTGTGTGACCCTGAACCTCTCTATGGTGGCCCAGACCCTGTCCTTGGCGGGGTAGTCGAGGGCGCCCTCTATGGAGAGGTGAGAGGCCCCGAGGGCCTGGGAGCCGACGATCATCCAGGGCCCCATCATCCAGCCCAGGTCCGTTATCCACCAGAGGACGTCATTCCTCTTGGTCCAGCCGGGCTTTATGTCGAGGTTAAAGTAGTGCTCCTTCGTGGGCTGAAGCAGCATGCCGGCGTGGCTTATGACCGCCCCCTTAGGCCTTCCAGTTGTGCCGCTGGTGAACATGAGGATGGCCGGGTCCTCCGCCTCGGTCTCGACGGGCTCAAAGCTGGGCCTCTTGGACGCTATAGCCCTGTCATACCACATGTCCCTCTCGTCATCCCACGACACATCTATGCCTATCCTCCTCACTACTACCTGTTTCGCTCTGAGGCCTGAGAGCCTTATGGCCTCGTCGGAGCTGGGCTTGAGGGCCACTACCTTCCCTTTCCTGTAGTAGCCGTCAACGGTAACAACGACCTTGGCCTCGCCCAGCCTCAGCCTCTCAGCCACGGCCTCTGGCGCGAAGCCGCTGAATATGGGGGCCGCTATGGCGCCGACCCTCATAGCTGACAGCATCGCCACGGCGGTCTCGGGCATTATCGGCGCGTAGATAGCGACGACGTCGCCCCTGCTGACCCCCAGCTCCACGAGCAGGTTCGAGAACCTGTTAACCTGGTCAAGCATCTCGTTATAGGTCAGCTGAACGACCTTGCCGTCCTCGCCAACCCACGTCATAGCGACCTTGTCTCCAAGGCCCCTCTTGACGACCCTGTCAAGGACGTTGTAGGCCACGTTTATCCTGCCGCCAACGTACCACCTGGTCCACTCGACGCCCCTTGAGGAGTCGTAGACCTCCCTCGGCTCCTTAAACCACTCCAGCTCAAGCCACTCGGGCAGGTTGCCCCAGAACCACTTGATGTCCTCTGTGCTCCTCCTTACCAGGTCAGCGTATGTCTTGAAGCCATGACTCTCCATGAAGCCCGTCACGTTAGCGTCATTAACAACTTCCCTTGGCGGGGTCCAGACGTACTTCATCGGTTGCACCAAGTTATATATGTAGACCTATGCGCGGCTTAAATTTCTAGACCTCCTGCCCACCTAGACGGGTCGAATCCCTTGCCTAGAAGGGTAGGCATAATTGGCGTCGGCTGGTACGGCTTCAGGCCCTCGACCCCTGAGGTCCACTTCCAGGGAATGATGTTCGAGTCCTCCCACAGGGCCTACGCAGACGCCAACGTTGACCCAAGGAAGGACGTCGACGTCTTCGTCGACTGCCAGGAGGACCTGTGGGAGGGGATAGCGATAACCGACGAGTTCGCTCCTGAGCCCATAGGCGGGGCCCTCAGGCCGACCTTCACGGTGCCCGGGGACGGCCTGCTTGGGGTGGCCCACGCCTACATGTTGATAAGGTCAGGGCTGGCTGACGTCGTGGCTGTCGAGGCCCATGGGAAGCCGAGCGAGATAAGGACCCTCCAGGACGTCTACTACATGGCCTTTGACCCCCTCCACGTGAGGCCTTTGCCTACTGGCAACCCCTTCTTCCTGGCAGGCCTTGACGCCCAGGCCTACATGCAGAGGACCGGGGCCTCAAGGGAGCACCTGGCCCTCGTCTCAGTTAAGAACAGGAGCAACGGGCTGAAGAACGAGAGGGCCCCCTACTCGGCCAGGCTCACGGTCGACGATGTCCTCAGCGCCCCCTACGCCGTCTACCCCCTGACCAGGTACGACATAGCCGGCTTCTCAGACGCCTCCGTGACGGTTGTCCTGGCCTCGGAGGAGGCGGCTAGGAGGTTCACAGACAAGGTGGTCTGGCTTGACGGCATAGGCTTCTCGACGGAGACAGGCTCAGGCGCCGTTGAGTGGCACGCATGGGGGCGCATGCTCTCCATGAGGGACGCCGCCTTCATGGCCTATAAGCTAGCAGGCCTCGCTGGCAGCCCCTCCGAGAGCTTTGACCTAGCTGAGGTTGAGGACAGGTTCAGCTTCATGGAGCTGCTTTCCCTCGAGGAGCTGATGCTGGCTAAGGAGGGGGAGGCCCACAGGCTGCTCGAGCAGGGCCACTTCAACCTAGGCGGCCCTCTCCCTGTGAACCCGAGCGGCGGGTCGCTGGCCATGGGGGTCCACCTTGAGGCCACTGGGCTGGCCAGGCTCCTGGAGGCGGTGCTCCAGCTGAGGGGCGAGGCAGGGCCTCATCAGGTCAAGGGGGCCAGGAAGGCGATAGTGGCGACGTGGAGGGGGGTGCCAACGTACACGAGCGCGGTCGCAGTTCTGTCGGCAGGGTAAGGTGATGGGAATGGTCACGAACCTGTTCGTTAAGGACCGGGTCGCGATAGTGGGGGCCGGGATAACGACGTTCATGAGGAGGGCCCTTGAGACGCCGAGGGAGCTGGCCTGGGAGGCCGCCAGGATGGCGCTGGACCAGGCAGGGCTCACGCTGAAGGACGTAGACTGCGTCGTGATAGGCTCAGCGCCTGACACCTTCGACGGGGTGCACCTCAAGGGAGAGTACCTGGCCGACGGCTCAGGCGCCATCAGGAAGCCAATGACGAGGGTCTACGTAGGAGGGGGCACAGGGGTCTTCGTGCCGGTCTCCGCCTGGTGGCACGTGGCCAGCGGCCTCTGCGAGACCGTGTTAGCCGTAGGCGAGGAGAAGATGAGCCCAGCCCACCCGCACCCGCAGTACGTCTTCAGGTACATATGGGACCCGATAATTCACAGGCCCCTTGAGCCGAACCTCATATGGATATTCGCCATGGAGATGAGGAGGTACATGGCCAAGTGCGGCGCCAAGAAGGAGGACATAGCCTTGGTCAGCGTCAAGAACAAGAGGAACGCCCTTGACAACCCGGCCGCCCAGGTAGCGGCCAACATAACGGTTGACGACGTCCTGAAGAGCGAGACGTTGGTCTGGCCTGTGCAGGAGCTTGACATATCGCCCGTAACAGACGGCGCCGCGGCCCTCGTTATAACAAGCGAGAACGTGGCCAGGCAGGTGACGGACTCGCCGGTGTGGATAGAGGGGGTGGGGTTCACCCTGGACAACCAGCACTGGGAGAACAGGGAGCTGGCCTTCCCCAGGTACCTCAACTACGCCGCCAGGATGGCATACAGGATGGCCGGCATAGAGAGGCCCTGGAAGGAGATAGACGTGGCCGAGCCCTACGACCCGTTCGACTACAAGGAGCTCCATCACATAGAGGGCCTGATGCTGGCCAGGCCCTGCGAGGCCTGGAAGCTGCTCAAGGAGGGCTACTTCAACAGGGACGGCGAGCTGCCGACGAGCCCGAGCGGCGGCCTGCTGGGCGTCGGGAACCCCATAGCAGCGGCTGGCGT
The uncultured Acidilobus sp. JCHS genome window above contains:
- a CDS encoding EamA-like transporter family, whose protein sequence is MRALYATITSVIPAVILGILTPAALWALAGGALSLGAGDTMYLASIGLVGVSVAAPVSYTFIIMAEVMALAIGERPTPLLIAGGALVVLGVTLISRGPRGRLRPRGVALALGAAVAWASGWLMIRVADVGGLSPISAAFLRVSAAGLILALIAVARGGGLTKTIMSTARTRLPIVAAADLAGGSALFALALGLIGVDRSMVIVGSMPLMAQGIAWATGSERPSALEVAGAVMVTLAVALAFT
- a CDS encoding ABC-type multidrug transport system, ATPase component, translating into MHVVETVDLRKVYPNGVEALRGVTLSLGPRIPCIIGRNGAGKTTLVRILSTQLRPTSGTARVMGLDVVKDRDRLRKLICSVPQEARPMGVASPYEHVVMYLVARGWSFSEASRAARRALREVGLGEFMDTATDELSGGMKRKVFVAMAVAAQAELTFLDEPTAGLDPVSRLETWGLVRELKSNIVLTTHDMEEARALCDYIVLLDSGRVVTEGTYDQLMAPLKGRVRVEGYGDLMVGRLRVSYMRPEEAKALLDEGLKVTIRPVSLDDVFIVNGLIPPSEEEGGGVNEG
- a CDS encoding Threonyl-tRNA synthetase, whose protein sequence is MRLLLVHVSEVKFWAVEEAIENPPDPPSKFEGKDCVVGFISVEEGDALDLAPQAALEIAEHARRSGVKCAVVYPFAHLSPSLAPPEQAAAILRRVEEELKSMGFETARAPFGWYKGFTITCPGHPACELSRTITAQGGPWFISDGRRLSLKEALDSGLMPKELEPGNPWDNEALGAMGKLGLTSGGLTPLGEIMIGSLASWAAERLGDLSPETTSGGPAETYGLSGLTSILRSCLDSARYLSEGSARLRSPIPGADLIVRAGDVGEEQLVKLLSEVSEEMVKNVTWIEASDERGLSIAYDVKYSVRLAAYLSRSKGAAVLAAHGSVRGNEFTCLGPLRLIASSAIDAGLREAEAGRTPSIPFWMAPLQVAVVPVKEQQAQYAEEVLSELLAIGARAYLDPPTKSLGARIRSAGKAWVPIIAVVGEREASTRTVSVRRRWRQGEQEVVQLGSLITEVEQLLAQSPGRRYRPPAE
- a CDS encoding putative phosphoesterase yields the protein MRILVLPDVHYPATRLDVLELALSGDYDEVVLLGDAVDERERLADLMGLVGRSAGRVTLVRGDNEERMGIGGLESYEPRRGLVLVHGHSANLGSEGFTKLLARVGRRVSRGLVLGFYAARLSRRDALVVAGHAHALGYSRRFRVAFASSLSLPSPSRPFNEVGYAVIDSDEVLLFSGDGRQALAVSIPRPSL
- a CDS encoding putative membrane-associated protein — its product is MRATTALGLVLLAIGIAIIAYRALGLGGSLTYYAISVGSRAIGKAGLAAVTGLMTAESAAIPIPSEVVVPLAGAYYRSPVGLAAVTLASTVGNLAGSTALYYVGLLGGRPAAYRYASAVGLSQRRLSEAEALFARHGFLIVLIGRLTPALRSYISLPAGIFRMDLARFLIATFVGSLPWNAILAVAGYLLGQAAVTAPWLDYLAASIAVGLGVLLISGRLSLG
- a CDS encoding Acyl-coenzyme A synthetase/AMP-(fatty) acid ligase translates to MKYVWTPPREVVNDANVTGFMESHGFKTYADLVRRSTEDIKWFWGNLPEWLELEWFKEPREVYDSSRGVEWTRWYVGGRINVAYNVLDRVVKRGLGDKVAMTWVGEDGKVVQLTYNEMLDQVNRFSNLLVELGVSRGDVVAIYAPIMPETAVAMLSAMRVGAIAAPIFSGFAPEAVAERLRLGEAKVVVTVDGYYRKGKVVALKPSSDEAIRLSGLRAKQVVVRRIGIDVSWDDERDMWYDRAIASKRPSFEPVETEAEDPAILMFTSGTTGRPKGAVISHAGMLLQPTKEHYFNLDIKPGWTKRNDVLWWITDLGWMMGPWMIVGSQALGASHLSIEGALDYPAKDRVWATIERFRVTHLGFAATAARLLKSLGREAYESHDLSSLRAFGNTGEPIDEDTWMWVVRDVGQERRPMINLSGGTEIMGCFVLPSPVVPLRPSTLWGPGLGMDVDVFDDDGRPVRGRPGYLVAKKPAPSMTRGLWRDPERYIETYWSRFPGVWYHGDYALIDEDGFWYILGRADDVIKVAGKRIGPAEVETIVNSHPDVAESACIGYPHPVKGEVIVCFAIPKPGRSLGPEQVRQVKEMVAQRLGKPFEPEAVVPVRDLPRTRSGKIMRRIVRDAVLGRQVEQTPVLENPDSVTAVKEAAEELKKLMK
- a CDS encoding Acetyl-CoA acetyltransferase, which codes for MPRRVGIIGVGWYGFRPSTPEVHFQGMMFESSHRAYADANVDPRKDVDVFVDCQEDLWEGIAITDEFAPEPIGGALRPTFTVPGDGLLGVAHAYMLIRSGLADVVAVEAHGKPSEIRTLQDVYYMAFDPLHVRPLPTGNPFFLAGLDAQAYMQRTGASREHLALVSVKNRSNGLKNERAPYSARLTVDDVLSAPYAVYPLTRYDIAGFSDASVTVVLASEEAARRFTDKVVWLDGIGFSTETGSGAVEWHAWGRMLSMRDAAFMAYKLAGLAGSPSESFDLAEVEDRFSFMELLSLEELMLAKEGEAHRLLEQGHFNLGGPLPVNPSGGSLAMGVHLEATGLARLLEAVLQLRGEAGPHQVKGARKAIVATWRGVPTYTSAVAVLSAG
- a CDS encoding Acetyl-CoA acetyltransferase yields the protein MVTNLFVKDRVAIVGAGITTFMRRALETPRELAWEAARMALDQAGLTLKDVDCVVIGSAPDTFDGVHLKGEYLADGSGAIRKPMTRVYVGGGTGVFVPVSAWWHVASGLCETVLAVGEEKMSPAHPHPQYVFRYIWDPIIHRPLEPNLIWIFAMEMRRYMAKCGAKKEDIALVSVKNKRNALDNPAAQVAANITVDDVLKSETLVWPVQELDISPVTDGAAALVITSENVARQVTDSPVWIEGVGFTLDNQHWENRELAFPRYLNYAARMAYRMAGIERPWKEIDVAEPYDPFDYKELHHIEGLMLARPCEAWKLLKEGYFNRDGELPTSPSGGLLGVGNPIAAAGVMKVAELFWQLRYEAGKRQVKRPVHRAVANAWGDLMQAGTVIVLGN